The segment GCGCGGTGTAGCCGACGTTTTCCAGATCGTTGTGCTTGCCGCCGGCGCGCACGACCTTCTGGGCCGTGGTGGCGCGGGTGTAGGGACGCTTGTCGAAACCGAGGAAGACGTCCTTGAACTGGTTCATGCCGGCGTTGGTGAACAGCAGGGTCGGATCGTTGCCGGGAACGACCGGGCTCGAGGTCACCACCTGGTGGCCTTTCGAGGCGAAGAAATCCAGAAATTTCTGGCGAATGTCGGAGGTTTTCATAATGTGTTCGTTCGTCACGTTTTAGTCAGACGGAACCGCGCGCCGATCGGGCAACAGTGGCATCGCCCGATTGTGGCAAGCCGGCGCGCCGCTGGCAAGGTGTTTGACGGGGCATCGCGTCACGCATCGTCCGGCGGGAACTCGTCATCGGGCACGCCGTCGCCGGACAGCACCTTGCGGATGATGTCCATGCCGAAACCGCGCGATGCCAGAAACCGCATCTGGCGGGCTCGTTCCTGGGGCGTGGCGGGGAGGGCGCCGAACTTGCGGCGCCACAGGGACAGGGCGAGGCCGGCGTCGTCCCGTCCGGCGAGGGTGGCGCGGATGGTGTCGTTGTCCACGCCCTTGTGGCGCAGTTCCTGTTCGATCCGGCGCCGGCCGTAGCGGGTGCTGCGCGATTCGGAAAACGCTTCGGCGAACCGTTCGTCCGATTGCCAGCGGCGTTCGGACAGTTCGTCGAGGAGGGCGTCAAGCTCGCTTTCGCTTTCGGCATGGGGCGCAAGCTTGCGCTTGAGCTCGGCCCGCGAATGTTCACGCCGCGAAAGCAGGCCGACGGCCCGCTCCCGCAAGGTCTTTTCGGCTTTCGCCATTACTCGGGCAGACCGTCGTCCATCAGCGCTTCGTCGGGCTCTCCCTCGGTGATGGCGATAGTGACGCCGACTTCGTCGCGGATCTTGCGCTCGACTTCCTGTGCCACCTGGGGGTTGCTCTTCAGGTATTCGCGGACGTTGTCCTTGCCCTGGCCGATCTTCTGCCCGTTGTAGCTGTACCAGGCGCCGGACTTCTCGATAAAGCCGTGCTTGACGCCGAACTCGATGATTTCCCCCTCGCGGGAGATGCCCTCGCCGTACATGATATCGAAGTCGGCCTGGCGGAACGGCGGGGAGACCTTGTTCTTCACCACCTTCACGCGGGTTTCGTTGCCGACCACTTCGTCGCCCTTCTTGATGGCGCCGACGCGGCGGATGTCCATGCGCACCGACGCGTAGAATTTGAGCGCGTTGCCGCCGGTGGTGGTTTCCGGATTGCCGAACATCACGCCGATCTTCATGCGGATCTGGTTGATGAAGATCACCAGGGTGTTGGTGCGCTTGATGTTGCCGGTCAGCTTGCGCAGCGCCTGGGACATCAGGCGGGCCTGCAGGCCGACGTGGGAGTCGCCCATCTCGCCCTCGATTTCGGCCTTCGGCACCAGGGCGGCCACCGAGTCGACCACGATGACGTCCACACCGCTCGAGCGCACCAGCATGTCACAGATCTCGAGCGCCTGCTCACCGGTGTCCGGCTGGGAAATCAGCAGGTCTTCGACCTGTACGCCGAGCTTTTGCGCATAGACCGGGTCCAGCGCGTTTTCCGCGTCGATGTAGGCGCAGGTGCCGCCCAGCTTCTGGGCTTCGGCGACCACCTGCAGACACAGTGTGGTTTTGCCCGAGGATTCGGGTCCGTAGATTTCCACGACGCGGCCGCGCGGCAGGCCGCCGACGCCGAGCGCCAGGTCAAGACCCAGCGAGCCGGTCGAAATGACCTGCAGGTTTTCGGTGATCTGATTGTCGCTCATGCGCATGATCGAACCCTTGCCGAACTGCTTTTCGATCTGGGCAAGGGCAGCCGCCAGCGCGCGGCTCTTGTCTTCGGAACGCTCCGCCATGCTTTCTCCACTGTTCAAGTAAACGGACTGATAGATGCCGGCGATTATCGCACAAAGACGGTTGGCCACAAATGGGCGCGGGCCGCATCTTGACAAGACGGGGAGACGCCGCCATCTAGAATGGGGACTGGCGCTGTCCATGCGATTTGCGCTATTTTGCCTCATCGGCCGCCGCCCGGGGGCGGCGCATGCCGACATGCCAGACCGACCGCAATGGAAACCATGCTCAACGACCGTGCCCAGCGTCTCCTTAAGGCGCTGATCGAACGCTATATCGCCGACGGACTGCCCGTGGCGTCCCGAGCCCTGACCGCCGTGCCGGGGCTGGAGCTGTCTCCGGCGTCGATCCGCAATATCATGGCCGACCTGGAGGACATGGGGCTGATCGTCTCGCCGCATACCTCCGCCGGGCGGGTGCCGACCCAACTGGGGTACCGGCTGTTTGTCGACAACCTTCTGACGTACGGGCCGCCGGCCGAGGAGGATGTGCGCGAACTGGAGCACTCGTTGCAGCCGGACAGCCCGCAAAAGCTCGCCCAGGCGGCGTCTGCGCTGCTCTCCGGGCTCACCCGCTTCGCCGGTGTGGTGATGACGCCGCAGCGCGCGGACGTGACGTTCCGGCAGGTGGATTTTCTGCGTTTGAGCGGCCACCGCGTGCTGCTCATCCTCGTCACGCTGGACGGCGACGTTCAGAACCACCTTCTGGCGACCGAGCGCGATTATTCGCCCGCGGAGCTGATCGAGGCGGCCAATTTTATCAACGCCCATTATGCCGGTCAGGGGCTGTCCACCGTGCTTCGCGGCCTGGAAGCGGAGCTGTCGCGCCTGCAGGGCGACATCTCCGAGCTGATGGGCGCGGCGATCCGACTCGGGCGCGACAGCCAGGCGCGAGCCGGGGACGCGGTGGTGATCAGCGGCGGCAGCAACCTGCTCAACGTGCGCGACCTTTCGGACAACATGACCCGTCTGCGCGAGCTGTTCGGCATTTTCGAGCGCAAGACGGACCTGATGAAGCTGCTGAGCCAGAGTTGCGAAGCGCAAGGCGTGAACATTTTCATCGGCAAGGAGTCCGGCGTGATGACCCTCGACGAATGCTCGGTGGTGACGGCGCCCTACCGGATCAACGACAACATCGTCGGCACCCTTGGCGTGATCGGTCCGACACGCATGGACTACGAACGTGTGATCCCGATTGTCGATATCACGGCGCGGCTGGTCTCCTCGGCGCTGTCCTTTTCTGAATCCTGAATCCGCTTTGCCGGAAGAAAGTCTCCTGTGAAACCCGTCAAACCCTTTCGTCTGCCTCTTGCCCTGATCGCCCTGACGCTGTCGGGCCCGGTCTTCGCGGATGCCGCTTTCCTCGCGAGAGCCGACGTTCAGCGCTACATCGACGAAGAGGTGGCCAAGGGCGAGTTCGATCGGCCCGCCCTGGAGGCGGTGTTTGCCAATGTCGAGTTGAAGCCGAATGTAATGGCCATTCTCGACCGGCCTTCCACGTCCAGACCGTGGTACCAGTTCCGCAAGAGCTTCTGGAACGAGCCGATGTTCCGCGACGGCGTGGCCTTCTGGAAGAACAACGAGGACGCGCTGGCCAGGGCGTCGGCGCAATACGGCGTGCCTCCCGAAATGCTGGTGGCGATCCTTGGCATCGAAACCCATTACGGCCGCAATACCGGCAGTTTCCGCGTGGCCGACGTGCTGGCCACGCTGGGCTTCGATTACCCGCGGCGCGCGGCGTTTTTTCGCAAGGAGCTGACCGAACTGCTGCTTCTGGCCCGCGAGGAGCGGCTCAATCCCCTGCTGCTCAAGGGGTCCTACGCCGGCGCGATGGGCTTGCCGCAGTTCATGCCGTCCAGCTTCCGCAAATGGGCGGTGGATTTCGACGGCAGCGGCCATCGCGATATCTGGAACAACCCGCATGACGCGATCGGCAGCGTCGCCAACTACTTCGGCCAGCATGGCTGGATCGCCGGCGACGATGTGCTGCTGCCGGCGAGCGTCGCGCCGGGGCCGGAAGTGGACCGGCTGCTGGGCGACAAATTCAATCTGCGCTACACCATCGACGAATTGCGCGCCATGGGCGTGACGCCCGATGTGCCGGTGAACGGGAACGTGAAAGCGGTGCTCGTCGCGCTGGAGACGTCCCCCGGCGTGACCGAGTACTGGCTCGGTCTGAACAACTTTTACGTCATTACCCGTTACAACAAGAGTACACTGTACGCCAAGGTGGCGACCGATATCGCCCGGGAGCTGAAATCCCGTTATCTGGCGGATAGGGGCGCCGCCGCGGCGCAGTGACGCGTGCGCCGAAAACAGTCGCCTTGCCGATGATTTGCCTTTAGAATCCGCCCCCATGAGTTATCAAGTCCTCGCCCGAAAATGGCGCCCGCGCCGCTTCGCCGATCTGGTCGGCCAGGAGCACGTGGTTCGCGCCCTGACCAACGCGCTCAGGGAAGAGCGCCTGCATCACGCCTACCTGCTCACCGGAACGCGCGGCGTGGGCAAGACCACCATCGCGCGCATCCTCGCCAAAAGTCTCAACTGCGAAACCGGCATCGGCGCCGATCCGTGCGGCGAGTGCGCGGCTTGCCGCCAGATCGAGGCGGGACGCTTCGTCGACCTGCTGGAAATCGACGCGGCGTCCAATACCGGTATCGACAATATCCGCGAAGTGCTGGAGAACGCCCAGTACACGCCAACCCTCGGCCGTTACAAGGTCTATATCATCGACGAAGTGCACATGCTCTCCAAGAGCGCCTTCAATGCGATGCTCAAGACCCTCGAGGAGCCGCCGGCGCACGTCAAGTTCATTCTCGCCACCACCGATCCGCAGAAGGTGCCGGTGACGGTGCTGTCGCGCTGTCTGCAGTTCAGCCTGCGCAACATGACGCCCCAGCAGGTGGCCGGGCATCTGGCCCATGTGCTCGATGCGGAAGGGGTCAGCTACGAGCCTGGCGCGCTGGCTTTGCTCGGACGCGCCGCGGCCGGATCGATGCGCGACGCGATGTCGCTGCTCGATCAGTCGATCGCCTACGGACTGGGTGACGTGCGCGAGGACGGCGTCCGCTCGATGCTGGGCGCCGTGGACCGGCGCTATCTTTTCGCGCTGGTCGAGGCGCTGGCCGACGCGGATGGCGCGACACTGATGGCGGAAGCCGAAAAGCTCGCGGAGCGCGGCATCGGCTTCGACAGCGCGCTTGCCGAGCTCGCGCTGCTGCTGCACCGGATCGCGCTCGCCCAGACGGTGCCGCAGGCGCTGGATCCGGACGAGCCGGATCGCGACGTCCTCGAGACGCTGGCGGCGCGGATCGCGCCGTCCGACGCGCAACTTTACTACCAGATCGCCATCCACGGGCGGCGCGATTTGGCGCTCGCTCCCGACGAGCACGCGGGCTTCACCATGTGCCTGCTGCGCATGCTCGCCTTCCATCCATCGCGGCAGCCGGCCAGCGCGCCGGTCGCGGAACCGCGCGCCGCGGCCCCCGCGCCGCGCCATGAGCCTCAGGCTCCCGCGCATTCGGGCGCGGCCCAGGCGCGCGCCATTCTGGCCGGCGCGGGCCGTTCGCACGGCGCTTCGCCGTCGCCGGCCCAGCCGCGCGAGCGGGCCCCCGATCCGGAGCCCGAGCCTGCGCGGCAGGTTTCGCCGCCCGCGTCTTCCCGGGTCCGACCCGCGGCGGCCGCCGAGCCTGCCGAGTCCGACGAAGAGGATATCGCGCTCGGCGACGCGGCGATGGCGGCGGCCCGGCCGGATCCGGTGCCGGACGACCAACCGGCCGCGGCCGAGGAGCCTCCCGCCGCGTTCGACGGCGACTGGGCGGCGCTCGTGGCGCTGCTCGGACCCCGCATGGGCACCGCGCGGATGCTGGCGCACAATGCCGTGCTCAAGCACTGGTCGGACGGGCGCTTCGAACTGGCGGTGCCGACCGGCTTTCGCCATATGGTCGGGCGCGATTATCAGGAAAAACTCCGGGCTGTCCTGTCCGGTCATTTCGGGCGCTCCGTCGATGTGACGGTGACGGTCGAGGAGCTGGGGCAGGAAACCCCCGCCATGCAGGAAGCCCGCTACCGCCAGGAGCAGTTGCGCGCCGCGCGCGACAACCTGGAAAACGATCCCGTCGTGCAGCAGTTGCGCCGAGATTTCGACGCCGTGCTGCTCGTGGAGACCATTCAACCTGTTCAGGAGTTGTAAGCCATGTTTGGTAAAGGTGGAATCGCTGGTCTGATGAAGCAGGCCCAGCAGATGCAGGAAAACATGAAGAAGGCCCAGGAAGAGCTGGCCAACGTCGAGGTGGAAGGGCATGCCGGCGCCGGCATGGTCAAGGTCACGCTGACCTGCGGCCACGTGGTCAAGCGCATCAGCCTTGACGACAGCCTGCTTGAGGATGCCAAGGACGACAAGGAAATGCTCGAGGACCTGATCGCCGCGGCATTCAACGACGCGATGCGCAAGGCCGAGGCGACGACCCAGGAGCGCATGGCCGGCTTCACCGCGGGCCTGAATCTGCCCGCTGGCATGAAGCTGCCGTTCTGATGAAGAACCCGCCGTCCCTCGATCAGCTCATCGCCGCGTTGAAAGTCCTGCCCGGGGTCGGACCGAAGTCCGCCCAGCGCATGGCGTTCCATCTGCTGCAGAGGGACAAGGGCGGCGCACAGCGTCTGGCGCGCGCCCTGGATGCGGCGCTCGGGCAGGTCATCCATTGCGAGCGTTGCAATACCTTCAGTGAAACCCCGCTGTGCAACGTGTGCGCGGATCCCGGCCGGCGCCAGGATCTGCTGTGCGTCGTGGAAATGCCGGCGGACCTGCTGATGCTCGAGCAGGCCAAATGCTACGATGGGCTGTATTTTGTGCTGATGGGCCGCGTTTCACCGATGGAGGGCATCGGCCCGCGCGATGTCAATCTCGACAAGCTGATGGTGCGCGCGCTCGACGGCGTCGTCGCCGAGGTGGTGATCGCGACCAATTTCACCGCGGAAGGCGAAGTCACCGCGCACATGGTCGGCGAACTGCTCAAAGAACGCGGGCTGACGGTGACGCGCATCGCGCGCGGCATGCCGGTTGGTGGCGAACTGGAGTTCATCGACCCGGGCACCCTGGCCCAGGCGGTGTTCGAGCGACGCCGGCTCGCCTAGCGAAACGGAGCGCCCGCTCCGTTTCTTCCTTTTCTTTTATTCCCGAGCCACTGTCCGGTGGCGCGATTCCCGTTCATGGCTGTACGTCCTGTCACTGATCGTTACATGTTGACCCGAATGACATGAAACAAAATCATGTCACAAGTGGTCAGATTACATATCGAGAACTCGCGAAGCGCGAGCAGGGAGAAAACCATGAAACAGATCGTGATGATTGCCGGGGTCCTTGGCGCCGGCGTGGCGCTGGGTGGCCTGGGTGTGGCCGGCTACCAGCATTTCTCGCATGACGCCGCCGCGCCCGGGACGATGGCGGCATCGGTCCCGGCCGCCGTCGCCTCGGCACCGGCGGCCATCGCGGCCGCTTCCGCTCCGGTCGCCTCGGCCCCCGCCGCGCAAGTGGCGGCGGTCACGCCACCGGAAAAAGCGGCGCCCAGGCACGCCGCCTACGCCAGAGTGCTGGGCGTGAAACCGGTTGTGAAACTGGAAACAGCGCCCAGGGAAGTCTGCGCGCCCGAGCAGGTGGTGCGGCGAGCGCCGCCGCAGGATGAGCATCGGGTGACCGGAACGGTGGTCGGCGGGCTCTTGGGCGGGGTGCTCGGCAACCAGGTGGGCGGCGGCAATGGCAAGAAAATCGCCACGGTGGTCGGCGCGATCGCCGGCGGTTACGCCGGCAACCAGGCCCAGGAGCGGATGCAGGAGCGCGATACGGTGACCGTCACGGAAAACCGCTGCCATACCGAGGACGCGGTCACGAAAAAAGTGGTGGGGTACGATGTGCGCTATTCGCTTGACGGGCGTGTCGGCACGGTGCGCATGGATCACAAGCCGGGAAAGCGCATCCCGGCCCGCAACGGAGAGTTGCTGTTGCCATGAGCGCGGAAACTCCGGCGCGGCTCAGCGCTCCATGAGCCGGGCAAGGACGATTTCATCCAGCCAGCGGGAGCCGGCGCGCCGCGACTCGCGCAGCATGCCTTCCCGCTCGAATCCGCCGTGAGCGAGAAAATCGAGCGCTACGGTATTGTTGACGGCAACCCGGGCCTCCAGGCGTCCGAGCGCGAGGTCGTCGGCGAGGATCAGCAGGCCCGCCATCAGCCGTGAGCCGGCACCGGTACGCCGTTCGTCCCTCGCGACGGCCAGATGGATTTCGGCGCAGTGATTGCGTCGCTCGCGCGGATGCAGCGAAAGGAAGGCCCAGCCGATGACCCGCTCTGCGCGCAGCGCAACCAGATCGAAACGGCGGGAGTTCGCGCCGGCGAGCCAGGTTTCCCAATGGCGGCGCGAATTGAGCGCGAGGCCGGGGTGGGCGTCGAGCACATCCCGGTCGTCGTGCAGGCGGCAGACGCCCGGCACATGCTCTTCGTCCATGGCCCGGATGGCAAGCTGGTTCAGTCGCATGCCAGGCCCTTGCGCAGTCTGGCCATCTGGTAGCTGTCCGCCAGCACCCCGTCGCGCCAGGCGTGACGCCGCAGACGACTTTCGATGTCGAAGCCGAAACGCCGGTAAAGCGCCAGCGCGGCGTCATTGTCCGTGAAGACATTCAATTCGACGCGGCGCGCGCCGAACCAGTTGTCGGCCAGATCCAGGGCGGCCTCCATCAGGGCCGTGCCGATGCCCTGACGGTGATGGTCCGGGTGTACCGCGAGTCCGAGGTGCCAGACGTGCCGGCGACGGATCGCGGTATCGCGGTGAAGGTGAACCCAGCCGATGATGTCCGCGCGATGCACGCCGACCAGCGAGCAGGCGTCGGTCGGCGTGCCTTCCAGGCGCGCCAGCCAGTGGCTGGCGGCCTGGTACGGAGGCTGCAGCAGGTTGCGGTAGACCGCGTGATGGTTGGTCAGCGCGTTCAGTGGCCCGGCGTCGGTGGTTTCGCAGTGACGTATGCGTATCTCGTAACCCGAAGTTGTAAGGACGACGCGTTTCATGGCCTAGGCTAACCCTGTTGTCAGGGTTCCATGGTTTCAGAACGCCATGACGATGTCAACACTCCGGGGCATCGCCCCGGCGCGCTCAGTCGGCCTTTTCGCGCTGGCGGAAGCGTTCGCCCTGGCGCAACCCGCTGGCCATCAGTTCGCCAAGCAGCGCCATGCCGGTGCGGTGCCGCAGCCGGTCGTAGAAGCTGGCGTTCAGGCGCAAGCCGTTGGCGGGGGCGGGGTTCGTCGCATGGAATAGCCGCGAGGGCGCGAAATGGATGCCCTGCTGCATCGCGGCGGGCAAGAGGGCGCTGCTGTCGATGGAATCGGGTAGCTCAACCCACAGGAAATAACCGCCTTCCGGCTCGATGACGCGTGTTCCCGCCGGAAAACATTCCCTGACCCGTTCCCGCATCGCCACGCAGCGCGCGCGCAACTCCAGACGCAAGCTCGCCAGTGCCTCGTCCTGGCGTCCGCTGGAGAGCAGCCTGGCGAGCGCCATCTGGCTTGGCACCGGGGTGCCCAGCGAACTGCACAGCTTGAGCGAGGCCAGCGTTTCGCTGAAGCGACCGCCCGCGATCCAGCCGACCCGGTGGCCGGGCGCCAGCGATTTGCTGAACGAGGCGCAGTGCATCACCCAGCCCGACGTATCGAAACGCTTGAGCGGGTTGGGCGCGGCGGGCGCGAAGTGCAGTTCCCGGTAGGTGTCGTCCTCGATCAGCGCCACCTGATAGCGCTCCGCCAGCCCGACCAGCGCCTGTTTGGTGTCGTTGCCGAGGCAGCGCCCCGTCGGATGGTGGAAATTGGCCATCACGAGAAAGGCCGCAGGCCGTTCGTTGGCGAACAAGGCCTCGACCGACGCGAGCAGCCGGTTCTCGTCGTCCTGCCACGGCACCGAATGAATGGTGGTGTCCAGCAGGGCCAACTGATCCAGCACCGCGGGAAAGGCCGGAGACAGCACCGCCATGCTGCCGCGCCCCGTGTCGCGCAAGGCGGCGCGGATGGCCAGCGACAGCGCCTCCATGCCGCCACAGGTGATCAGCAGCTCATCGCCATCGAGCAGGGTGCCCTGCGACAGGTAGTGCAGGGCCAATACCCGGCGCAGTTCCTCGAGTCCCTGGATGGGCAGGCTCATCAGCGTGTCCGGATACTCCTGGAGGATGCCGGCCAGCGCCCGGTTCATCAGCGACGGGTCCAGCAGGGCGGGGTTGACGAAAGGGCAACCCCATGGCATGGGGAGCGCCATCGTCAGATGCTCGATGCGCACGCCCTGCGCCCGCTCGGCCGCGCTCAAGCGCTGGGCCAGGTGATCCTTGTTGCGGCGCTGGGGCAGTACCCGGAATCCGGAGCGCGGACAGGACTCGATGAGACCCATGCGCTCCAGTTCCCCGTAGGCCCGCTGCGCCGTGGTCATGCTGACCCGATGATCCTGGCAGACCTTGCGCAGCGACGGCATGCGGTCGCCCGGGAGCAGGTGACCCTGCTCGATCGCATGGGCGAACAGGGCCTTCAGTTGCAGTGACTTATTCAATCAATCTCCAAAGAATCGGGTTTTTTCACGGAGAACCGGAGCGGCATCGCCTGCCGCCCTGACCAGAACCCAGACCGTGTGGCTGCCCTTGGGGACCTCGTCGGGCGACGCCTGCAGCCGCACGGCGATGGTTTCCGTGGCCGTCGGTCCGAGCTTGACGGTGGTCTGGTCGCCGACCAGTTTCAGGCCGGGCAGACCCTCGGCGCTGAGCGAGTACACGCGCGGCGTTTCGCTGGTATTGGTCAAGCGCAGAATATAGCTGTTTTCCAAGAGTCCGTCGTCGGTCTGGCGGGTCAGATAGCTGCGATCGCGCATGACATCCATCTTGATGTTGGTGTGCATGGCCCAGCCGGCGATGGAACCGGCAAAGATCGTCAGCAGGATACCGCTGTAGACCAGCACGCGCGGGCGCATCATGCGGCGTTTGATTTCGCTTTCCGGGTAGTGGCCCTGCAGGGCGGATTCCGTGGTGTAGCGGATCAGGCCGCGCGGCGCGGAAATCTTGTCCATGACCTGATCGCAAGCGTCGATACAGGCGGCGCAGCCGATGCATTCGTACTGCAGGCCCTGGCGGATGTCGATGCCGGTCGGGCAGACCTGTACGCAGATGCCGCAGTCGATGCAGTCGCCGCGCGCCGTCGCTCCGTCATCCTTGCGCCGCGCGCCGCGCGGTTCGCCACGCCGGCTGTCGTAGCTGACGATCAGCGTGTCGTTGTCGAACATCACACCCTGGAAGCGGGCGTACGGGCACATATGCGTGCAGACTTTCTCGCGCAGCATGCCGGCCAGTATCCAGGTGAAGGCGGCGTAAAACAGGATCCAGAATCCCTCCCACGGACCGAAATCGAAGGTCGGCAGGGCGTGAAGCAGCTCGCGGATCGGTGTGAAGTAGCCGGTCAGGGTGAAGCCCGTCCACAGCGAGAAGGCGATCATGAGCGTGTGCTTGAGCGTGCGCCGCGCGGTGCGCTCGAACGTGGCGGGGCCGGCGTCGCGCTTCATGCGCGCCTTGCGGTCGCCTTCCACCAGTCGTTCGATCCACAGCATGATCTGTGTGTATACCGTTTGCGGACAGGCGTACCCGCACCACAGGCGGCCGGCCAGCGTGGTCCACAGGAACAGGCCGAAGGCGCACACCATCAGCAGCGCCGACAGGTACACCAGATCCTGCGGCCAGAAGGTGGCGCCGAACACGAAGAAGCGATGATTGGCCAGGTCGAGCCAGACCGCCTGCCGATGGTTCCACATCAGCCATGGCAGTCCGAAAAACACCAGTTGGGTGAGCGCAACCAGGAGCACCCGCACGGTGTTGAAACGGCCGCTGGTCAGGCGCGGATAGATTTTGATTGGGATCGGGGTAGCTGTTGTCATCGCGTAAGGTCACTGTCATATGTAACAGACAGATTTGACCCGTTCTGTACCGGTGCGGCAATGCACAGATAGTGTCGCCGAAAACGGTACAGAACGCGAAGACGTGATGACAGTTGGTCGGATCAGCGGACCAGTTGGGGAAAGAGCCGGTAGATGCCGTCGACGATGATTTCCACCGACACCGCCGCCAGCAGCATGCCCATCACCCGGTTGACGATGTTGATGCCGGTCTGTCCGAGCATCCGGCTGATCGGCGAGGCCATGACCAGCGCGCAGTAGCTGGTGATGGCGATCAGCAGGCCGCTGACGACAAGATAGGCGAGCTGTACCCAGGAGGTGGCCGTGGAGGAGTAGATGATCACCGTGGAAATGGTGCCTGGGCCGGTCATCAGCGGGATGGCCATCGGGACGACGGCGATATTGGTTTTGGCTTCGGCTTCGGCGCGCTCGACCTTGGTGGTCTTGGTCGGCTCGGGCTTGGCGTTCATCAGGGCGATGGCGATGAGCATCACCAGCAGACCGCCGCCGACCTGAAAGGAGCCGATGCTGATGCCGAGAAACTGCAGCAGGCTGTCGCCGACCAGCGCGAACAGCACCAGGATCACGGCGATGGCGATGGCGGTGGCCCGGGCGGTTTTTTTGCGTTCCTGCTGGCTGTGCGTGGGTGTCAGACTGATGAAAATCGGGATGGCGCCCAGCGGGTTGACCAGCACCAGCAGTGCAATGAAGATTTTGGCGATTTCCATTTCCATGATGGGAGAGTGACCTTCTCGTATGTGTGTTGTCTTCGCCGCGGCAACGAAAAAGACATGGATCCGGGCCGGTCCATGTCTTGTCCAGTTTTTGGCTGAGCGCAGTCTAGCCCAGCGGCAACCATATATCTTTGCGCTATGACAATACGTGTCATGCTACGGCATGGCGGTAAATCCGCCCGCCAGCAGGCGCTCCAGAGTGGCGCGATAAATGGTCGACAGGGTGTCGATGTCATCGATCGCCACGCACTCGTTGAGTTTGTGGATCGTCGCGTTGACCGGGCCGAATTCCACAAGCTCGCGCGCGATGCGCTTGATAAAGCGTCCGTCGGACGTGCCGCCCGTGGTGGAGAGACTCGCCTCCATTCCCGTCGCCTCGCGGATCGCCGCGCCCAGGCATTCCGTCAGTTTTCCGGGTTCCGTCAGGAAGGGGTTGCCGGAGAGCGTCCATTCCAGATCATAGTCCAGGTCGTGGCGGTCGAGAATTTCATGCACGCTGCGCTTGAGTCCGTCGGCGGTCTGCTCGGTGCTGAAGCGGAAGTTGAAGCGGATCTGGCAGTCGCCCGGAATGACGTTGGTCGCGCCGGTTCCGGCGTTGAAGTTGGAAATCTGGAAGCTGGTTGGCGGAAAATGCGCATTTCCCTCGTCCCAGTGGC is part of the Paludibacterium paludis genome and harbors:
- a CDS encoding GNAT family N-acetyltransferase, producing the protein MKRVVLTTSGYEIRIRHCETTDAGPLNALTNHHAVYRNLLQPPYQAASHWLARLEGTPTDACSLVGVHRADIIGWVHLHRDTAIRRRHVWHLGLAVHPDHHRQGIGTALMEAALDLADNWFGARRVELNVFTDNDAALALYRRFGFDIESRLRRHAWRDGVLADSYQMARLRKGLACD
- the ccoG gene encoding cytochrome c oxidase accessory protein CcoG gives rise to the protein MTTATPIPIKIYPRLTSGRFNTVRVLLVALTQLVFFGLPWLMWNHRQAVWLDLANHRFFVFGATFWPQDLVYLSALLMVCAFGLFLWTTLAGRLWCGYACPQTVYTQIMLWIERLVEGDRKARMKRDAGPATFERTARRTLKHTLMIAFSLWTGFTLTGYFTPIRELLHALPTFDFGPWEGFWILFYAAFTWILAGMLREKVCTHMCPYARFQGVMFDNDTLIVSYDSRRGEPRGARRKDDGATARGDCIDCGICVQVCPTGIDIRQGLQYECIGCAACIDACDQVMDKISAPRGLIRYTTESALQGHYPESEIKRRMMRPRVLVYSGILLTIFAGSIAGWAMHTNIKMDVMRDRSYLTRQTDDGLLENSYILRLTNTSETPRVYSLSAEGLPGLKLVGDQTTVKLGPTATETIAVRLQASPDEVPKGSHTVWVLVRAAGDAAPVLREKTRFFGD
- a CDS encoding GNAT family N-acetyltransferase, whose translation is MRLNQLAIRAMDEEHVPGVCRLHDDRDVLDAHPGLALNSRRHWETWLAGANSRRFDLVALRAERVIGWAFLSLHPRERRNHCAEIHLAVARDERRTGAGSRLMAGLLILADDLALGRLEARVAVNNTVALDFLAHGGFEREGMLRESRRAGSRWLDEIVLARLMER
- a CDS encoding PLP-dependent aminotransferase family protein translates to MNKSLQLKALFAHAIEQGHLLPGDRMPSLRKVCQDHRVSMTTAQRAYGELERMGLIESCPRSGFRVLPQRRNKDHLAQRLSAAERAQGVRIEHLTMALPMPWGCPFVNPALLDPSLMNRALAGILQEYPDTLMSLPIQGLEELRRVLALHYLSQGTLLDGDELLITCGGMEALSLAIRAALRDTGRGSMAVLSPAFPAVLDQLALLDTTIHSVPWQDDENRLLASVEALFANERPAAFLVMANFHHPTGRCLGNDTKQALVGLAERYQVALIEDDTYRELHFAPAAPNPLKRFDTSGWVMHCASFSKSLAPGHRVGWIAGGRFSETLASLKLCSSLGTPVPSQMALARLLSSGRQDEALASLRLELRARCVAMRERVRECFPAGTRVIEPEGGYFLWVELPDSIDSSALLPAAMQQGIHFAPSRLFHATNPAPANGLRLNASFYDRLRHRTGMALLGELMASGLRQGERFRQREKAD
- a CDS encoding MarC family protein, whose amino-acid sequence is MEMEIAKIFIALLVLVNPLGAIPIFISLTPTHSQQERKKTARATAIAIAVILVLFALVGDSLLQFLGISIGSFQVGGGLLVMLIAIALMNAKPEPTKTTKVERAEAEAKTNIAVVPMAIPLMTGPGTISTVIIYSSTATSWVQLAYLVVSGLLIAITSYCALVMASPISRMLGQTGINIVNRVMGMLLAAVSVEIIVDGIYRLFPQLVR